In Arachis hypogaea cultivar Tifrunner chromosome 2, arahy.Tifrunner.gnm2.J5K5, whole genome shotgun sequence, a genomic segment contains:
- the LOC112734787 gene encoding uncharacterized protein C630.12: protein MKQQELTLLLCLIWILTLLYGEMFAYRVPPFFTCSWPHLHRTSSKVQTDSGSKQSDYVKVAVIADPQLMDRTSLHFPPKSRPLEIAEFYTDLNMRRSFFASVMPFKPDAILFLGDYFDGGPYLSDEEWQDSYRRFRNIFGLNEQGQYNDMKVFYIPGNHDIGYESHHSTKPQVIQRYEEKFGVRNYRFTVGKVDFIVVDSQTLDGNRQRHLTSQTWEFLKNMSVDDGVHPRVLVMHIPLYREDNTSCGPDRSSSPINQRIHHTVSGSTGYISYQNYVTEDSTEYLLDTIKPKLILSGHDHDQCSITHQSKFGPVKEQTLGTISWQQGNLYPSFMLLSVINETHSNATEESLLTQLCYLPWQTHIYIWYAVLYVLTILALLLWPTNSTSLWHQCRSIASNCKEILSGILSRTEAKEKDEDANYEYEMIWDVGGTMHLVKKPRNTPIVNSSEQSGGEWGNAVMRPTARKNAAQEADLSVNVGMISGTAVDPLTRIHPSRTGKSRMKFVFQRLLRTIRAMTVIAVVNVPLYMMLLFKDWD, encoded by the exons aTGAAGCAGCAAGAATTGACTCTGTTGTTATGCCTTATATGGATACTAACTCTTCTATATGGTGAAATGTTTGCTTATCGGGTTCCACCATTCTTCACATGTTCATGGCCCCATCTTCACCGCACTTCTTCAAAG GTTCAAACAGATAGTGGGAGTAAACAATCTGATTATGTAAAAGTTGCTGTTATTGCGGATCCACAG CTGATGGATAGAACTTCTCTTCATTTTCCTCCGAAATCACGTCCCTTGGAGATTGCGGAATTCTACACTGATTTAAACATGCGTAGATCGTTCTTTGCATCTGTCATGCCTTTCAAACCCGATGCCATATTGTTTTTGGGTGATTACTTTGATGGAGGTCCTTATTTATCAGATGAAGA ATGGCAGGATTCTTATCGTCGCTTTAGAAATATCTTTGGTCTGAATGAACAAGGACAATACAATGACATGAAAGTTTTCTACATTCCTGGAAATCATGATATTGGCTATGAAAGTCATCATTCTACAAAACCACAG GTTATCCAACGCTATGAAGAAAAATTTGGGGTCAGGAACTACAGATTTACAGTTGGAAAAGTGGATTTTATTGTCGTTGATTCGCAAACTCTGGACG GAAATCGACAAAGGCATCTAACTTCTCAAACTTGGGAGTTTTTGAAGAATATGTCTGTCG ATGATGGAGTTCATCCAAGAGTCTTAGTAATGCACATTCCTTTATACCGAGAAGATAACACTTCCTGTGGTCCTGATCGGAGTTCCTCGCCCATCAATCAG AGGATACATCACACTGTGTCTGGTAGCACTGGTTACATATC GTATCAGAATTATGTCACTGAGGATTCGACAGAGTACTTACTAGATACTATTAAACCG AAACTTATTTTGTCAGGCCATGATCATGATCAATGCAGCATCACTCATCAATCCAAATTTGGGCCGGTGAAAGAG CAAACTCTAGGCACTATAAGCTGGCAACAAGGAAACTTGTACCCTTCTTTCATGCTGTTGTCTGTTATCAACGAAACTCATTCAAACGCTACTGAAGAGTCTTTGTTGACTCAACTGTGTTACCTTCCATGGCAAACACACATTTACATATG GTATGCTGTGCTGTATGTTCTGACCATTCTCGCCCTCCTACTTTGGCCGACGAATAGCACAAGTCTTTGGCATCAATGTCGTAGCATAGCAAGTAATTGTAAAGAAATACTATCTGGCATACTTTCTAGAACCGAGGCGAAAGAGAAAGATGAGGATGCTAACTATGAATATGAGATGATATGGGATGTTGGAGGAACGATGCATCTTGTAAAGAAACCACGGAACACACCTATTGTGAATTCAAGCGAGCAAAGCGGAGGGGAATG GGGCAATGCTGTAATGAGACCAACTGCTAGAAAGAATGCAGCTCAGGAAGCAGATCTATCTGTGAATGTGGGGATGATTTCAGGCACTGCTGTTGATCCTCTAACAAGAATACATCCCTCCAGAACTGGCAAATCGAGGATGAAGTTCGTATTCCAAAGATTGTTGCGCACAATTCGAGCAATGACTGTCATTGCAGTAGTGAATGTTCCTCTTTACATGATGCTCCTATTCAAGGATTGGGATTGA
- the LOC112734782 gene encoding tyrosine-sulfated glycopeptide receptor 1, giving the protein MTQASCFNLMVSVIVLPLILSLFLIHQVSCCNKNDRDSLLALYGNISISSTHASLNWSNSSDCCKWEGITCDLDLRVTHLELPFRGLFGRISPSLTGLEGLSYLNLSHNQLSGNLPDHLYQLFDHLLVLDLSYNRLSGELPESPFVDSNKTSNRNTNTSVVIQEIDLSSNLFNGTLKHSLIQHIAAGGNLVYFNVSNNSFTGQIPTSLFCINDHNSSALRFLDFSYNDFGDTIQPGLGACSKLEKFRAGFNELTGNLPVDVFDAVSLTEISLPRNKLGGTIDNGIVRLTNLTVLELYSNNLTGKIPPRIGELIKLQSLLLHVNNLTGTLPQSMMNCANLLVLNLRVNLLEGNLSAFNFSRFLKLTTLDLGNNNFSGILPPTLYACKNLTAVRLAFNNLEGQISHEIIGLQSLSFLAVSRNQLQNITGALRILTGLKELKTLMLSKNFFYEKLPSDVDIADTGGFQKLQVLGLGGCSFTGEIPGWLVNLTKLEVLDLSFNEISGSIPPWLGTLPQLFYLDLSVNHLTGIFPIELTRLPALISQQANDKVERAYLELPVFADANNVSQMQYNQLSNLPPVMYLGRNRLSGSIPIEIGNLKVLHQLDLKSNNFSGNIPSEISSLVNLEKLDLSGNHLSGEIPDSLKVLHFLSFFSVANNNLQGRIPTGGQFDTFSSSSFEGNAQLCGTVIQRSCPTQQNSNSTEAHRGTNRKVILGLIIAVCFGTGCIMTVLTLWILSKRRINPGEDHDKIELGSVSPYSNSGVHPEVDKEASLVVLFPNKANETKDLTIFEILKATENFSQANIIGCGGFGLVYKATLPNGITLAIKKLSGDLGLMEREFKAEVEALSTAQHENLVALQGYCVHDGFRLLMYTYMENGSLDYWLHEKADGASQLDWPTRLKIARGASCGLAYLHQICEPHIVHRDIKSSNILLDEKFEAHVADFGLSRLILPYQTHVTTELVGTLGYIPPEYGQAWVATLRGDVYSFGVVMLELLTGRRPVDVCKPKMSRELVAWVQQMRIEGKEDQVFDPLLRGKGYEAEMLQVLDVACMCVSHNPFKRPSIREVVEWLKNVGLSKRTT; this is encoded by the coding sequence ATGACACAAGCTTCTTGTTTTAATTTGATGGTATCTGTTATTGTATTGCCTTTGATTCTCTCCTTGTTTTTGATTCATCAAGTTTCATGTTGTAACAAGAATGATAGAGATTCTTTATTGGCCTTGTATGGCAACATATCAATCTCTTCCACACATGCTTCTCTCAATTGGTCAAATTCTTCTGATTGCTGCAAATGGGAAGGGATTACCTGTGATTTGGATCTCAGAGTCACACATCTTGAGCTTCCATTTAGAGGATTATTCGGCCGAATTTCGCCATCTCTGACCGGTCTTGAAGGTCTATCATACCTTAATCTGTCACATAATCAGTTATCTGGTAACCTCCCTGACCACCTATACCAACTGTTTGATCATTTGCTTGTTCTTGATTTAAGCTATAATAGGCTCTCTGGTGAATTGCCAGAATCACCCTTTGTTGATAGTAACAAAACTAGCAATAGAAATACCAATACAAGTGTTGTGATTCAGGAGATTGATTTGTCTAGTAATTTGTTCAATGGAACATTGAAACATTCTCTCATTCAGCATATAGCAGCAGGAGGGAATTTGGTGTATTTCAATGTTAGCAATAACAGCTTCACAGGTCAAATTCCAACTTCACTCTTTTGCATCAATGATCATAACTCCTCGGCTTTGAGATTCCTGGACTTTTCCTACAATGATTTTGGTGATACTATTCAGCCGGGGCTCGGAGCGTGTTCAAAGCTCGAGAAGTTTAGAGCAGGATTCAATGAACTAACTGGGAATCTCCCAGTTGATGTCTTTGATGCTGTTTCTTTGACAGAAATCTCTTTGCCCCGGAACAAGCTTGGTGGAACAATCGACAATGGCATTGTTCGCCTCACCAACCTCACAGTTTTGGAGCTATACTCCAATAATTTAACAGGAAAAATTCCACCAAGGATTGGTGAACTCATCAAATTGCAGAGTTTGCTCCTTCATGTTAACAACTTGACTGGTACCTTGCCCCAATCTATGATGAACTGTGCCAAtcttcttgtgttgaatttaaggGTCAACTTATTGGAAGGGAATCTCTCAGCGTTCAACTTCTCAAGATTCCTTAAACTCACAACACTTGATCTTGGCAACAATAACTTCAGTGGCATCTTGCCACCAACACTCTATGCATGCAAGAATCTTACAGCTGTGAGATTAGCGTTCAATAATCTCGAGGGACAGATTTCGCATGAGATTATTGGCCTTCAATCCCTTTCTTTCCTAGCAGTTTCAAGGAACCAGCTGCAAAACATCACGGGGGCTCTGCGAATTCTCACAGGGCTAAAGGAGCTTAAAACTCTGATGCTCTCAAAAAATTTCTTCTATGAAAAGTTACCTAGTGATGTTGACATAGCAGACACAGGTGGATTCCAGAAGCTCCAAGTTTTAGGACTTGGAGGTTGTAGTTTCACCGGCGAAATACCAGGCTGGCTTGTGAACCTGACAAAGCTTGAGGTCTTGGACCTGTCCTTTAACGAAATCAGTGGTTCGATTCCTCCCTGGTTAGGTACACTTCCTCAGCTTTTCTACCTGGACTTGTCTGTTAACCACCTTACAGGAATATTTCCTATTGAGCTTACAAGGCTGCCAGCACTGATATCACAACAGGCGAATGATAAAGTCGAAAGAGCTTACTTGGAGTTACCGGTTTTTGCCGATGCCAACAATGTTTCCCAGATGCAATATAATCAGCTTTCCAATCTGCCACCAGTGATGTATCTGGGACGGAACAGACTCAGTGGCAGTATTCCAATTGAGATTGGAAATTTGAAGGTCCTTCATCAGCTGGATTTGAAGAGCAACAACTTCTCTGGCAATATACCATCTGAGATTTCAAGCTTGGTTAACTTGGAGAAACTAGACCTCTCCGGAAACCATTTATCTGGCGAAATTCCTGATTCGCTCAAGGTGTTGCATTTCTTGTCTTTCTTCAGTGTAGCAAACAATAATCTCCAAGGACGGATACCAACTGGTGGACAATTTGATACATTCTCCTCCTCCAGCTTTGAAGGGAATGCGCAATTGTGTGGCACAGTGATTCAGCGCTCTTGTCCTACTCAACAGAATTCTAACAGCACTGAAGCTCATCGCGGCACAAACAGAAAAGTAATATTAGGACTTATTATTGCAGTGTGTTTTGGCACTGGTTGCATCATGACAGTGCTGACACTTTGGATACTCTCCAAGAGAAGGATCAATCCCGGAGAAGACCATGACAAGATCGAACTTGGATCGGTTTCTCCATACTCCAACAGTGGTGTTCATCCTGAGGTTGACAAGGAGGCCAGCCTAGTGGTATTGTTCCCAAACAAAGCGAACGAAACCAAGGATCTTACCATATTTGAGATCTTGAAAGCAACTGAGAATTTCAGCCAGGCGAACATAATAGGATGTGGTGGATTCGGTTTGGTTTACAAGGCAACATTACCAAATGGAATTACACTAGCCATCAAGAAGCTTTCAGGGGATTTAGGCCTCATGGAGAGGGAATTTAAGGCAGAGGTAGAGGCTTTGTCCACAGCACAACATGAGAATCTGGTGGCACTGCAAGGCTATTGTGTCCATGATGGATTTCGGCTTCTGATGTATACTTACATGGAGAATGGAAGTCTTGATTACTGGCTGCATGAAAAGGCGGATGGCGCTTCTCAACTCGATTGGCCGACTCGTTTAAAGATTGCACGAGGGGCAAGCTGTGGTTTGGCCTATTTGCATCAGATATGCGAGCCACATATTGTGCATCGTGATATAAAGTCGAGCAATATACTCCTCGACGAAAAGTTTGAGGCACATGTTGCTGATTTTGGCTTGTCCAGGTTGATTCTTCCTTATCAAACTCATGTCACAACTGAACTTGTAGGCACATTAGGATACATTCCCCCTGAGTATGGACAAGCATGGGTGGCAACTCTACGAGGAGATGTGTATAGCTTTGGAGTTGTCATGCTAGAGCTTCTCACCGGAAGAAGACCGGTCGATGTATGCAAGCCGAAAATGTCAAGAGAGTTGGTTGCTTGGGTTCAACAAATGAGAATTGAAGGGAAAGAAGATCAAGTTTTTGACCCTCTTTTGAGAGGAAAAGGCTATGAAGCAGAGATGCTGCAAGTTCTTGATGTGGCATGTATGTGTGTCAGCCACAATCCTTTCAAGAGACCAAGCATCAGAgaagttgttgaatggttgaagaATGTAGGATTGTCCAAGCGAACAACATAG